The Thermodesulfobacteriota bacterium genomic interval AAAAAGGTTGTTTCCATACTCAATAAGTAATTGACTATTGACTCTGTTTGTTCTATATATCTGTCAGGATATACAAAAACCTTTTTAAATCGAGAATGGTCCCATCGTCTAGTGGCCTAGGACATCGGCCTCTCACGCCGAAAACACGGGTTCGATCCCCGTTGGGACCACCAAGTAATTTCAGGGGGGGGTTAGGTTAATTACCTAATCCTTTTTTTCTTTTGTGAAGTAGGATTGAAATAATTATTTAAACCAATATACCTAGAAATAAAAAAGGCAGGGTTATTCGGTCCTGCCTTTATAAATCCTGATAGCAAATTTAACATAAGAAATTCAGTTCATTTTCTAGAGGGTGGCAGCACCCAATCAGTTATAGGTACCAATCTGCCACTTGCAGGATCAGCCCTGAAAAGTTTATTATACCTAAGCCCGTGGTGCATGGTAGGAGTATAGGTAACAGGGCTCGACAAACCACCCGTGTCAAAATCCTTTAAGGTCTCCAGCGCATCCGCCAGTTTCTCCCCATCCAAATCTTTTCCTGCCCTCCTTAACCCCTGTTCCAAAATAGTAGCTATAAGCCACCCGAATGAATACAGCTTGAATCCATAAGCTTTCTCGGCGTCAGGGTTATATTTCAAGCTTATTTCCCTCATCTTTTTCACAGCAGTATAATCCTCATACCATGAGCTGTGCTGACCGGTCGCTTTATAGTTTCCAGACGCTTTGCCTGCAATTCTGACAACGTCTTCTGTGCACCCGGGGGATAACCCGAACGAAGGTATGTCCAACCCAAACTTTCTCATGTCTTTAAGCATACCGATTATACCAGGTGCGACGTGAAATATTAATACATGGGTTACCTCGGCTCTCTTCATACTCAGGATTTGAGACGTAACATCAATAAGACCTAGAGGTATAACCTCCATGTGCAGCTTCAGACGATAGAAGCTGGCCCAATCCTCCGCATGCTTTTTGATGAGCTTGCCAGCTTCCACATCGGGATAGCACAAGGCTATTTTGGGGTTGACAGCCTTCAATTCATTGATAATATGATTGAAGAGAATTCCGAATTCATCAGAATAGAAGCCGTTCCCAGGAAATACATACCTCTTGTACGGGACCCTTACCGACTCATCAGGGGCCCATGGCAGCATAACCATCTTATTCCTTTCAATCTGCATAAGCAACGTTTTTGTCTCCGCAGTAGACATCGGTCCCATGATCGCGAGGACCTGATCGCGAAAAACGAGTTTCTTAAACGCAGCTATCCCCGCGGGTATGGAATAACGGTCGTCCTCCACAGTCAACTTGATTTTCCTTCCGTGTACCCCTCCCTGATCATTTAAATGCCGTATAAAGTTTCGATAAGCTTCAATTACAACCGTGCCAATGTTAGATGTAGGACCTGTAAGATCGATTATTACACCAATCTTTATCACGTCCTCGGTCACCCCCCTCACGTTTCCAGCGTGCGAAGATACATTCAACAAAAATATGAAACCTAAAGAAACACAAACGTTCATCAATAGCCTCTTTTTTTGCATCTCGGCCTCCTCTTGTATATGAATAGAATTATTAGGTTAATCATTAATATTTATTCCTCTTTTTATTTATCTTAACAGGCAAAAGGAGATATAAGTAACATTACTCCTTTTTGAAGGCATTGCTGCCGATTGCAAAAAGAAGAAGCCCTGCACCCAGAAGAAGGAAGGCTACCGGACAGGGCAGAGGCCAACCAAAAAGGAGAGTCCGGACTCCGGCAATTATAAGTATTGATTCTATGATAAATAAAGCACCGGCTATTATGAAAAGCCATTTTGATACCGTTAACATAATGTCACCTCCCATTAATAAGTTTGTTATACCTACTTTCCACATCAGTTATTCCTCTAAAACCAAAGTTCTTGCAATCTCTTTTGAGGGTTTGTCATAACTCTTTTCAATCTCTTTCTGTTCTTCATCGGAAACATACGGCGCAAACAATAATCTCATCTTCATTATTTCATCTTCGAGAGCATCTTTTACTGCTTCTTTTACTATTTCTTTAAGTTTGGTTTCATCTGCCATTTTCAGATTCATGTACTTCACCTCTCTTTATTGATTTTTTATTTATTTTACCCCTTTGCATGATAGTTTGCAATTATAAAACCCTTACCTTCCCCGTCACCACATTGCTTATTAGAGCCTAAGATACTGATAAATCCCTTTATTTAGAGCCTCTTGGAACGCTAAGCGATTTGTGAATCAACAGCCCATTCCTTCGCAAATTGTATCACAACGTCTATATTTCTCTTTCTAACTTAGTGTTCCGTTGTTTTAGTATATTTCCCCAGTCAGGTAGGTATGCACTCATTAGACTTTTAAATAGCCTGCCATGATTAGGAATCTGTAAATGCAGCAGCTCGTGAATTATCACATATTTCTGAAAATCTATTGGTTCTTTAAGAAGATCGGTACTGAAGCATACCAACCCTTTTGAAGAACAGGATGCCCACTTCTTTTTCATAGTCTGAATTCTAAGCTGCCGGGGTCTAACTTTTATCTTTTCAACCCATCGGTTGACTTCAGCCTTAAATTCATCAAAATTATTTAGCCTTTCTTTATGGTTACTTTTTTTCGGTGTCATTTGCGGTTCAGTTTCAAAAGTTTTTCAACTATCCCGACCATGCGTTCTTTTCCAAAAATGGGAAGTACCAGCTTGTAAAGTTCAGCCTTGAGTTCTCGCAGCTCTGCTGGATTGTCCTTAAAGTCCGGGAATCGTTCAAACACACTGTTAACTGCCGGTGCAATCTTTTTATGATTCTCTATCTTTTCTTGCTTGAGAATCCAGAAAATCGTAAATGTATTGATATCAAAGTCTGTTTCTTTCTGCTGTCGCCGGGCTTCAACAATCTCATGAATAAGCTCTTCGATTTTTTTTAGAGCTTGTTTAGTTGATATCTGCCGGTCATCGAATGCTTCCTGA includes:
- a CDS encoding M48 family metallopeptidase, yielding MTPKKSNHKERLNNFDEFKAEVNRWVEKIKVRPRQLRIQTMKKKWASCSSKGLVCFSTDLLKEPIDFQKYVIIHELLHLQIPNHGRLFKSLMSAYLPDWGNILKQRNTKLEREI
- a CDS encoding ABC transporter substrate-binding protein, whose product is MQKKRLLMNVCVSLGFIFLLNVSSHAGNVRGVTEDVIKIGVIIDLTGPTSNIGTVVIEAYRNFIRHLNDQGGVHGRKIKLTVEDDRYSIPAGIAAFKKLVFRDQVLAIMGPMSTAETKTLLMQIERNKMVMLPWAPDESVRVPYKRYVFPGNGFYSDEFGILFNHIINELKAVNPKIALCYPDVEAGKLIKKHAEDWASFYRLKLHMEVIPLGLIDVTSQILSMKRAEVTHVLIFHVAPGIIGMLKDMRKFGLDIPSFGLSPGCTEDVVRIAGKASGNYKATGQHSSWYEDYTAVKKMREISLKYNPDAEKAYGFKLYSFGWLIATILEQGLRRAGKDLDGEKLADALETLKDFDTGGLSSPVTYTPTMHHGLRYNKLFRADPASGRLVPITDWVLPPSRK